A window of Pectobacterium carotovorum genomic DNA:
CGAAGATAAGCTGCGTGCGTTAGGTGCGAATATCGAGCGCGTTAAAGAGCGCGAGTAAGCGTTTCAGCTGAATTAAATCCGTCAACCGGGTGGGTTCCCACCCGGTTTCTTGTTTACCTGCCGATGTGACCCTTTAGACTGATCCTACATGCTGTTATTGGGGGGGGAATTCCTGAATCGTCATCTGCAGTGTGATTTGCTTTTTATCACGCACAATCGCGACCGGAATGACGGTGCCGGGGCGTATTTCCGAAACCTGCTCCATGGTTTCAATAATCGAGCGTGCAGGCTTATTGTTCACGCTCACGATGACGTCTTCGACACGAATCCCCGCTTTATCCGCCGGTCCACCTGGGTCGATAGTCTGAACAAGAATACCGCTCAATCTATCCTGTGCGTCACGATTGTTGGTCAACGTGCTGTTTTCAATATTCTCGATCTGCACGCCGTTGACGCCAATATAGCCACGCACCACGCGGCCATCGCGGATGAGCTTGCCCATCACCTTGGTGGCCAGCGCCACGGGAATCGCGAAGCTAATGCCTTCTGGCGTTTCACCATTGCTGCTTTTATCAAAAGAGAGGGTATTAATCCCGACCAGCTCACCGAGCGTGTTGACCAGCGCTCCACCGGAATTTCCGTGGTTAATCGATGCATCGGTTTGCAGCAAGTTCTGGCGTCCAACCTGGCTTCTTTGTTGGCCATAAGCGCTGAGGCTGACGCGTCCTGTGGCGCTGATGACGCCCTGCGTGACAGTTTGCCCCAGATTATAAGGGTTGCCGATTGCCATCACGATATCGCCGACGTGCGGTATACGGTCTGGATTCATGGGAATAACGGGCAGATTGACGCCATCAATTTGCAACACGGCCAGGTCAGTCAAGCTATCGGAACCGATCACGCGGGCTTCGTACAGCCTGCCGTCAGATAGCTCAATCTGGATTTGTTGCACGTTATTAATCACATGCTTGTTGGTTAAAATATATCCTTTTTCATTCATGATGACGCCGGATCCGAGAGGATGAATAGCGACTTCGTTGGGGTTACCCTCCTTGGCAACCCGGTTATAAACGTTCACCACAGCAGGCGCCGCATGACTGACGCCCTGATGGTAACTTATGGGTGAACCATCAGTATTTTTGTCATTGCCTTTCAGAAACGACGTGCCAGACCCGACAAAGGGCAGTACGGCCAGAATAATACCGGCGACGAGGGCACCAAAGAGCGCTGAACGTAATAACTTAGCAAGCATGGCCGTGATTTACTGTGGAAAAGGGAGATGATGGGAGGATATCACGAGAAGTTCGGACACCGCATGGCTCGGTGTCCGATTTTTTATGGCGTGCCATCCTTGGCCGCCACCCTTACGGGCCGTTGCTGATACAACGTTAAAAATTTCTCCCGGAAATTTTTTAACATTAGCGATGTTCTGGCCAGTTAAGCTGCCGAAAAAGACGGCAAGCGATTAACGCAGCAGCAGATAAATCGTTTCTTCGCCCCGGACGATATTCAAGGCCAGAACGGAAGGTTTCGCTTCCAGCAGTTTGCGCAGTTGAGTGATATTTTCAATGCGCTCGCGGTTTACACCGATGATGATATCGCCTTTTTGCAGACCGACCTGCGCGGCAGGTGTGTCTTTAGCGACGCTATCAATTTGCACACCTTTGCTGCCGTCTTTCAATTGGCCATTGGTCAGAGAAGCACCCTGCAATGACGGTGAAAGCGTTTCAGCGCTAGTTGATGCCGATGAGCTGTTATCCAACACGACGGAAACTTCCTGCGGTTTGCCATCACGCAGCAGACCGATTTTCACGGTCTTACCCGGTGCGGTGGTGCCGACTTTGGCCCGCAGTTCTGCAAAGCTGCTGATCGGTTTACCATCCAGCGTCGTCAATACGTCGCCTGCCTTGATACCAGCTTTGGATGCGGCAGACTTCGGTAAGACTTCGCTGACGAAGGCACCGCGCTGTGCATCGACGTTGAAGGCTTTCGCCATCTCAGACGTCATTTCACTACCTTTAATACCCAGTAGCCCGCGTTTCACTTCGCCAAATTCAACCAGCTGCTGCGCCAGATTCTGGGCCATGTTGCTGGGGATAGCGAAGCCGATACCGATGTTCCCGCCGCCCGGAGCGAGGATAGCCGTATTGATACCGATCAGTTCACCGTTGAGGTTCACCAGTGCACCACCAGAATTACCGCGGTTGATGGACGCATCGGTCTGGATGAAGTTTTCCAATCCTTCAAGATTCAGGCCGCTACGTCCCAGCGCGGAGATAATACCGGACGTTGCGGTTTGACCAAGGCCAAACGGGTTACCCACGGCAACGGCGAAATCGCCAACGCGCAGTTGATCGGAATCGGCTATTTTTACAGAGACCAGATTTTTGGCATTATTCAGCTGTAGCAGGGCGATATCGGTCTGCTCGTCACGACCAATCAGCTTTGCATCGTACTCACGTCCATCATTAAGCTGGACGCGGATTTTGTCGGCGTTATTGATGACGTGATTGTTGGTGAGCACATAACCTTTTGCTGCATCAATAATGACGCCGGAGCCTAGCCCTTCAAACGGACGAGTATTTTGTTTGTCTGTTGGGAAGTTCGGACCAAAGAAGAATTTGAACTCTTCCGGTACGCGCTGGCGCTGTACCTGTGTACCTTCAACGTGCACGCTGACGACGGCTGGCAAGACTTTTTCCAGCATCGGGGCCAGGCTTGGCGTCTGCTGGCCTTGAACCACTGCAGGCAGCGCAGCATTCGCTGCGGGAAGCGCGGACAGGGTCAAACCAATACTCATTGCCAGTGCACTAAATAATAATGATGTTTCTTTCATTGTTATTAACTCTCTCACGGCCTGCGGATGAATAAAACGATCATATATAAACTTAAAGACACGGTGAAGAGTCAGACTGGCGATCAATGTGTAAAGTTCACTGCTGTTTCGTCAGCAGATTGTAACTATCGCTTTTATACAGTGAGTTATCTGGCGATGACAGCCTGCGGCGCGCGTCTTAAACGTACAAGCGCTTTAAGCGTAGAACAAGAGAGGGGAAAGCGTGAGACAGAAAGCCTCACGCTTAGGGGGAAACTGAATTACTTGCGAATCGGGCGTTCGCCCCGCAGCAGGCCTGATGCGCCGTCGGAATAATCGCGCGGCGGCATGTTCACCGGAGCCTGATCGTTATCCGCTTCTGATTCGGTCAGACGATATTTAAACGGATTATCCTGGCCGGGAACGTGAGGTAACAGGCTACTGGAGCTTTTCGCCATGTGCTGATAAAGCTGACGATAGTCATCCGCCATGTTGTCCAACAACTCCGCGCTGCGGGCGAAGTGACCCACCAATTCCTGACGATAATCTTCCAGTTCGGTTTTGCTTTTCTCCAGCTCATTCTGCAATACCTGCTGTTGCCGTAGCTTACGGTTACCAAAGCGCATGGCGACAGCACCAATAATGATACCGACAACTAAACCTATCAGCGCATACTCCCAAGTCATAATCGCTCCTATTTTTACGTCGTTGTCCCGTAGGGTTTTTCACTTAATAATAGCCACTATAACCGCTAACCTTGCCTGAGTGGAATCCTGATACTCGATGACAGAAAGGAATGTTGACCTACCGCAGACATCAAGGTTGTTAACTGCGACGATTACGGCTTAAATCGACGATAACACACAGCAAAACACGACTAACTTTTTTCTCAGGGATTGCGATGGCTATGGTTATTCCACAGACAACACAGCAGCAAACAACACCCTTAGCGCTTTACCAGCAGGCGCTTTCCGCGGGTGAATATCAGCCGGACGAGGTGCAGCGGCAAACCGTTGTGCGTCTGGAAGCGATACATCAGGCGTTATGTGAACGTGCTGCTGATAGTGATGCGGGGACATCTGACCAAGTGGGTAAATGGCGTAGCTGGCTGGGGCGGCGTAATAAACGGGAATCAGCGCCAGTTCAAGGGCTGTACATGTGGGGCGGTGTCGGGCGTGGTAAAACCTGGCTGATGGATATGTTTTTCCACAGTCTGCCCGCTGAGCGCAAGATGCGCCTGCACTTTCATCGTTTTATGCTGCGTGTGCATGAAGAGCTGAACCAGTTTCAGGGGCAGGAAAATCCGCTGGAGAAAGTAGCCGACGGTTTCAAAGCCGAAACTGACGTGCTGTGTTTCGATGAATTTTTCGTCTCTGACATTACCGATGCGATGCTGCTGGCTGAACTGCTGCGTGCGCTGTTTGCTCGCGGCATTGCGCTGGTGGCGACGTCGAATATTCCGCCAGACGATCTCTACCGTAATGGGCTGCAACGCGCGCGTTTTCTGCCTGCGATTGAGCTGATTAAGCAGTATTGTGAAGTGCGTAATGTCGATGCGGGTATCGATTATCGTCTGCGCACGCTGACACAGGCACACCTTTATCTCTCGCCGCTGAATGAAGAGACGGATGCTGCGATGCAGCAGATGTTTACCCGCCTGACCGGGAAACAGTGGCAGACGCCGGGGCCGGTGCTGGAGATCAATCATCGTCCGTTATCGACACTTGGCGTGAGCGACGGTGTATTGGCGGTCGATTTCCACACGCTGTGTGCAGAAGCACGTAGCCAGAATGATTACATCGCACTGTCGCGCCTCTACCACACAATGCTGTTGCACAATGTGACGGTGATGGAAACGAAGGAAGAGAACACCGCCCGCCGTTTTCTGGCGCTGGTGGACGAGTGCTACGATCGCCGTATCAAATTGATTATTTCTGCGCAGGCATCGATGTTTGAAATCTATCAGGGAGAACACCTGAAATTTGAATATCAGCGTTGTTTATCCCGTTTGCAGGAAATGCAAAGCGAAGAGTACTTGCGTCAACCCCATTTGGCGTAACGCAGACGATGGCTTTTCATCATTTTCGAGTGAAAAAGGGTCGATTTTTAAGAATGACTTCTCTATAATCTTGCGACCCCACGTTACAACAAAGTTTTTTTCCCAAAAACTTTATAGTGCCGGCAATGGCTATTCGAAGGGGTAGGTTTGCTGGACTTGATGGTCGTGTGAGCCTCAACTGTTTTCGAGCGTTCGGGTGTTCACCAACGTGTAACTAATTATTGGGTAAGCTTTTAATGAAAACTTTTACAGCTAAACCAGAGACCGTAAAACGTGACTGGTACGTTGTTGATGCGAACGGTAAAACTTTAGGCCGTCTCGCTACTGAACTGGCTCGTCGTCTGCGCGGCAAGCATAAAGCGGAATATACCCCGCACGTTGATACGGGTGATTACATCATCGTTCTGAACGCTGACAAAGTTGCTGTAACTGGCAACAAGCGTACTGACAAGATTTATTATCATCACACCGGTCACATCGGTGGTATTAAACAAGCGACCTTTGAAGAGATGATTGCCCGCCGTCCTGAGCGTGTGATTGAAATCGCGGTTAAAGGCATGCTGCCGAAGGGCCCGTTGGGTCGTGCTATGTTCCGTAAACTGAAAGTTTACGCGGGCACCGAGCACAATCACGCGGCACAGCAACCGCAAGTTCTGGACATTTAATCGGGATTATAGGCAATGGCTGAAAATCAATACTACGGCACTGGTCGCCGCAAAAGCTCCGCCGCTCGCGTGTTCATCAAACCGGGCAACGGTAACATCGTTATCAACCAGCGTAGTCTGGAACAGTACTTCGGTCGCGAAACTGCCCGCATGGTAGTTCGTCAGCCGCTTGAACTGGTCGACATGGTTGGTAAATTTGATCTGTACATCACTGTTAAAGGT
This region includes:
- the degS gene encoding outer membrane-stress sensor serine endopeptidase DegS is translated as MLAKLLRSALFGALVAGIILAVLPFVGSGTSFLKGNDKNTDGSPISYHQGVSHAAPAVVNVYNRVAKEGNPNEVAIHPLGSGVIMNEKGYILTNKHVINNVQQIQIELSDGRLYEARVIGSDSLTDLAVLQIDGVNLPVIPMNPDRIPHVGDIVMAIGNPYNLGQTVTQGVISATGRVSLSAYGQQRSQVGRQNLLQTDASINHGNSGGALVNTLGELVGINTLSFDKSSNGETPEGISFAIPVALATKVMGKLIRDGRVVRGYIGVNGVQIENIENSTLTNNRDAQDRLSGILVQTIDPGGPADKAGIRVEDVIVSVNNKPARSIIETMEQVSEIRPGTVIPVAIVRDKKQITLQMTIQEFPPQ
- the degQ gene encoding serine endoprotease DegQ, coding for MKETSLLFSALAMSIGLTLSALPAANAALPAVVQGQQTPSLAPMLEKVLPAVVSVHVEGTQVQRQRVPEEFKFFFGPNFPTDKQNTRPFEGLGSGVIIDAAKGYVLTNNHVINNADKIRVQLNDGREYDAKLIGRDEQTDIALLQLNNAKNLVSVKIADSDQLRVGDFAVAVGNPFGLGQTATSGIISALGRSGLNLEGLENFIQTDASINRGNSGGALVNLNGELIGINTAILAPGGGNIGIGFAIPSNMAQNLAQQLVEFGEVKRGLLGIKGSEMTSEMAKAFNVDAQRGAFVSEVLPKSAASKAGIKAGDVLTTLDGKPISSFAELRAKVGTTAPGKTVKIGLLRDGKPQEVSVVLDNSSSASTSAETLSPSLQGASLTNGQLKDGSKGVQIDSVAKDTPAAQVGLQKGDIIIGVNRERIENITQLRKLLEAKPSVLALNIVRGEETIYLLLR
- a CDS encoding DUF1043 family protein produces the protein MTWEYALIGLVVGIIIGAVAMRFGNRKLRQQQVLQNELEKSKTELEDYRQELVGHFARSAELLDNMADDYRQLYQHMAKSSSSLLPHVPGQDNPFKYRLTESEADNDQAPVNMPPRDYSDGASGLLRGERPIRK
- a CDS encoding AFG1 family ATPase — encoded protein: MVIPQTTQQQTTPLALYQQALSAGEYQPDEVQRQTVVRLEAIHQALCERAADSDAGTSDQVGKWRSWLGRRNKRESAPVQGLYMWGGVGRGKTWLMDMFFHSLPAERKMRLHFHRFMLRVHEELNQFQGQENPLEKVADGFKAETDVLCFDEFFVSDITDAMLLAELLRALFARGIALVATSNIPPDDLYRNGLQRARFLPAIELIKQYCEVRNVDAGIDYRLRTLTQAHLYLSPLNEETDAAMQQMFTRLTGKQWQTPGPVLEINHRPLSTLGVSDGVLAVDFHTLCAEARSQNDYIALSRLYHTMLLHNVTVMETKEENTARRFLALVDECYDRRIKLIISAQASMFEIYQGEHLKFEYQRCLSRLQEMQSEEYLRQPHLA
- the rplM gene encoding 50S ribosomal protein L13, which produces MKTFTAKPETVKRDWYVVDANGKTLGRLATELARRLRGKHKAEYTPHVDTGDYIIVLNADKVAVTGNKRTDKIYYHHTGHIGGIKQATFEEMIARRPERVIEIAVKGMLPKGPLGRAMFRKLKVYAGTEHNHAAQQPQVLDI
- the rpsI gene encoding 30S ribosomal protein S9 yields the protein MAENQYYGTGRRKSSAARVFIKPGNGNIVINQRSLEQYFGRETARMVVRQPLELVDMVGKFDLYITVKGGGISGQAGAIRHGITRALMEYDESLRSELRKAGFVTRDARQVERKKVGLRKARRRPQFSKR